One stretch of Acanthochromis polyacanthus isolate Apoly-LR-REF ecotype Palm Island chromosome 16, KAUST_Apoly_ChrSc, whole genome shotgun sequence DNA includes these proteins:
- the tmem181 gene encoding transmembrane protein 181 isoform X4 — protein sequence MERLAPMRLYTLSKRHFVLVFVVFLICFGLTVFIGIAGPKIIAEHECNGTRFLVKDSSVKTGPFNLLSSPLTTYNQQLWLTCVMQAQNSNMGDFKQPFEISVELKGVMQDASMMHINKVQKSRTLHCGVVSKCDEIILLHLGYLNYTQYQVSVSFKNLENITYEIKVQFVWKTYNPTFSQVEIWFRFVFVVLTFMVTCMFAHSLRKFSMRDWGIEQKWMSILLPLLLLYNDPFFPLSFLVNSWFPGTLDAFFQALFLCALLLFWLCVYHGIRVQGERKFLTFYLPKLIIVGLLWLSAVTLGIWQTVNELQDPTYLYKIDIANFQGMKVFFLIVVSFYILYLIFLIVRACSELKNMPYSDLRLKFLTALTFVVLVISMVILYLRFGAKALQDNFVAELSTHYQNSAEFLSFYGLLNFYLYTLAFVYSPSKNALYDSQLKDNPAFSMLNDSDDEVIYGSDYEDMPLQNGRAIKATAKYQDETDSD from the exons ATGGAGCG GCTGGCCCCCATGCGGCTCTACACCTTGTCTAAAAGGCACtttgtgttggtgtttgtgGTCTTCCTCATCTGCTTCGGCCTCACAGTCTTCATTGGGATTGCAG GTCCTAAGATTATTGCTGAACACGAGTGCAATGGCACCCGGTTCCTTGTAAAGGATTCTTCAGTTAAA ACTGGGCCCTTCAATTTATTGTCTTCTCCCCTCACCACCTACAACCAGCAGCTATGGCTCACCTGTGTGATGCAGGCTCAGAACAGCAATA TGGGAGACTTCAAGCAGCCCTTTGAAATCAGCGTGGAGCTGAAAGGAGTGATGCAGGACGCCAGCATGATGCACATCAACAAAGTACAGAAGTCGCGGACTTTACACTGCGGAGTGGTAAGT AAATGTGATGAGATCATTTTGCTGCATCTCGGCTACCTGAACTACACCCAGTATCAAGTTTCTGTCAGCTTCAAAAACCTCGAAAATATCACGTATGAAATCAAGGTTCAGTTTGTG TGGAAAACGTACAATCCGACATTCTCACAAGTGGAAATCTGGTTCCGGTTCGTCTTTGTGGTGTTGACCTTTATGGTGACG TGTATGTTTGCTCATTCGCTGAGGAAATTTTCTATGAGGGACTGGGGAATAGAACAGAAATGGATGTCTATTCTGCTTCCTTTGCTGTTGCTCTACAACG ATCCGTTCTTCCCGCTGTCATTCCTGGTGAACAGCTGGTTTCCGGGGACGTTGGATGCTTTCTTTCAGGCTCTCTTCCTGTGTGCTCTGCTGCTCTTCTGGCTCTGCGTCTACCACGGCATCAGGGTTCAG GGTGAGAGGAAATTCCTGACGTTCTACCTGCCCAAGCTGATCATCGTAGGTCTGCTGTGGCTCTCAGCGGTTACACTCGGCATATGGCAAAC GGTTAATGAACTCCAGGATCCTACTTATCTGTACAAAATTGACATAGCAAACTTTCAG GGTATGAAGGTCTTTTTCCTGATTGTGGTCTCCTTCTACATCCTCTACTTGATATTCCTGATCGTCAGAGCTTGTTCTGAACTCAAGAACATGCCTTACTCAG ATCTCCGGCTGAAGTTTTTGACGGCGCTGACGTTCGTCGTCCTCGTTATAAG CATGGTCATTCTCTACCTGAGGTTTGGTGCCAAGGCTCTTCAAGACAATTTCGTGGCTGAATTGTCTACTCATTACCAAAACT CAGCTGAATTTTTATCCTTCTATGGCCTGCTCAACTTCTACTTGTACACATTAGCATTTGTGTATTCTCCCTCCAAAAATGCCCTTTATG ACTCCCAGCTGAAAGATAATCCAGCGTTCTCCATGCTAAACGACTCGGATGACGAAGTGATATATGG GAGTGATTACGAAGACATGCCTTTACAAAACGGACGTGCCATCAAAGCAACCGCCAAGTACCAGGATGAGACTGACAGCGACTGA
- the tmem181 gene encoding transmembrane protein 181 isoform X1 — protein MDSDYSSGLENPLYSELKYFCRKIQEAYNELKEDLTPYRDDRFYRLAPMRLYTLSKRHFVLVFVVFLICFGLTVFIGIAGPKIIAEHECNGTRFLVKDSSVKTGPFNLLSSPLTTYNQQLWLTCVMQAQNSNMGDFKQPFEISVELKGVMQDASMMHINKVQKSRTLHCGVVSKCDEIILLHLGYLNYTQYQVSVSFKNLENITYEIKVQFVWKTYNPTFSQVEIWFRFVFVVLTFMVTCMFAHSLRKFSMRDWGIEQKWMSILLPLLLLYNDPFFPLSFLVNSWFPGTLDAFFQALFLCALLLFWLCVYHGIRVQGERKFLTFYLPKLIIVGLLWLSAVTLGIWQTVNELQDPTYLYKIDIANFQGMKVFFLIVVSFYILYLIFLIVRACSELKNMPYSDLRLKFLTALTFVVLVISMVILYLRFGAKALQDNFVAELSTHYQNSAEFLSFYGLLNFYLYTLAFVYSPSKNALYDSQLKDNPAFSMLNDSDDEVIYGSDYEDMPLQNGRAIKATAKYQDETDSD, from the exons GCTGGCCCCCATGCGGCTCTACACCTTGTCTAAAAGGCACtttgtgttggtgtttgtgGTCTTCCTCATCTGCTTCGGCCTCACAGTCTTCATTGGGATTGCAG GTCCTAAGATTATTGCTGAACACGAGTGCAATGGCACCCGGTTCCTTGTAAAGGATTCTTCAGTTAAA ACTGGGCCCTTCAATTTATTGTCTTCTCCCCTCACCACCTACAACCAGCAGCTATGGCTCACCTGTGTGATGCAGGCTCAGAACAGCAATA TGGGAGACTTCAAGCAGCCCTTTGAAATCAGCGTGGAGCTGAAAGGAGTGATGCAGGACGCCAGCATGATGCACATCAACAAAGTACAGAAGTCGCGGACTTTACACTGCGGAGTGGTAAGT AAATGTGATGAGATCATTTTGCTGCATCTCGGCTACCTGAACTACACCCAGTATCAAGTTTCTGTCAGCTTCAAAAACCTCGAAAATATCACGTATGAAATCAAGGTTCAGTTTGTG TGGAAAACGTACAATCCGACATTCTCACAAGTGGAAATCTGGTTCCGGTTCGTCTTTGTGGTGTTGACCTTTATGGTGACG TGTATGTTTGCTCATTCGCTGAGGAAATTTTCTATGAGGGACTGGGGAATAGAACAGAAATGGATGTCTATTCTGCTTCCTTTGCTGTTGCTCTACAACG ATCCGTTCTTCCCGCTGTCATTCCTGGTGAACAGCTGGTTTCCGGGGACGTTGGATGCTTTCTTTCAGGCTCTCTTCCTGTGTGCTCTGCTGCTCTTCTGGCTCTGCGTCTACCACGGCATCAGGGTTCAG GGTGAGAGGAAATTCCTGACGTTCTACCTGCCCAAGCTGATCATCGTAGGTCTGCTGTGGCTCTCAGCGGTTACACTCGGCATATGGCAAAC GGTTAATGAACTCCAGGATCCTACTTATCTGTACAAAATTGACATAGCAAACTTTCAG GGTATGAAGGTCTTTTTCCTGATTGTGGTCTCCTTCTACATCCTCTACTTGATATTCCTGATCGTCAGAGCTTGTTCTGAACTCAAGAACATGCCTTACTCAG ATCTCCGGCTGAAGTTTTTGACGGCGCTGACGTTCGTCGTCCTCGTTATAAG CATGGTCATTCTCTACCTGAGGTTTGGTGCCAAGGCTCTTCAAGACAATTTCGTGGCTGAATTGTCTACTCATTACCAAAACT CAGCTGAATTTTTATCCTTCTATGGCCTGCTCAACTTCTACTTGTACACATTAGCATTTGTGTATTCTCCCTCCAAAAATGCCCTTTATG ACTCCCAGCTGAAAGATAATCCAGCGTTCTCCATGCTAAACGACTCGGATGACGAAGTGATATATGG GAGTGATTACGAAGACATGCCTTTACAAAACGGACGTGCCATCAAAGCAACCGCCAAGTACCAGGATGAGACTGACAGCGACTGA
- the tmem181 gene encoding transmembrane protein 181 isoform X2 has translation MDSDYSSGLENPLYSELKYFCRKIQEAYNELKEDLTPYRDDRFYRLAPMRLYTLSKRHFVLVFVVFLICFGLTVFIGIAGPKIIAEHECNGTRFLVKDSSVKTGPFNLLSSPLTTYNQQLWLTCVMQAQNSNMGDFKQPFEISVELKGVMQDASMMHINKVQKSRTLHCGVQKCDEIILLHLGYLNYTQYQVSVSFKNLENITYEIKVQFVWKTYNPTFSQVEIWFRFVFVVLTFMVTCMFAHSLRKFSMRDWGIEQKWMSILLPLLLLYNDPFFPLSFLVNSWFPGTLDAFFQALFLCALLLFWLCVYHGIRVQGERKFLTFYLPKLIIVGLLWLSAVTLGIWQTVNELQDPTYLYKIDIANFQGMKVFFLIVVSFYILYLIFLIVRACSELKNMPYSDLRLKFLTALTFVVLVISMVILYLRFGAKALQDNFVAELSTHYQNSAEFLSFYGLLNFYLYTLAFVYSPSKNALYDSQLKDNPAFSMLNDSDDEVIYGSDYEDMPLQNGRAIKATAKYQDETDSD, from the exons GCTGGCCCCCATGCGGCTCTACACCTTGTCTAAAAGGCACtttgtgttggtgtttgtgGTCTTCCTCATCTGCTTCGGCCTCACAGTCTTCATTGGGATTGCAG GTCCTAAGATTATTGCTGAACACGAGTGCAATGGCACCCGGTTCCTTGTAAAGGATTCTTCAGTTAAA ACTGGGCCCTTCAATTTATTGTCTTCTCCCCTCACCACCTACAACCAGCAGCTATGGCTCACCTGTGTGATGCAGGCTCAGAACAGCAATA TGGGAGACTTCAAGCAGCCCTTTGAAATCAGCGTGGAGCTGAAAGGAGTGATGCAGGACGCCAGCATGATGCACATCAACAAAGTACAGAAGTCGCGGACTTTACACTGCGGAGTG CAGAAATGTGATGAGATCATTTTGCTGCATCTCGGCTACCTGAACTACACCCAGTATCAAGTTTCTGTCAGCTTCAAAAACCTCGAAAATATCACGTATGAAATCAAGGTTCAGTTTGTG TGGAAAACGTACAATCCGACATTCTCACAAGTGGAAATCTGGTTCCGGTTCGTCTTTGTGGTGTTGACCTTTATGGTGACG TGTATGTTTGCTCATTCGCTGAGGAAATTTTCTATGAGGGACTGGGGAATAGAACAGAAATGGATGTCTATTCTGCTTCCTTTGCTGTTGCTCTACAACG ATCCGTTCTTCCCGCTGTCATTCCTGGTGAACAGCTGGTTTCCGGGGACGTTGGATGCTTTCTTTCAGGCTCTCTTCCTGTGTGCTCTGCTGCTCTTCTGGCTCTGCGTCTACCACGGCATCAGGGTTCAG GGTGAGAGGAAATTCCTGACGTTCTACCTGCCCAAGCTGATCATCGTAGGTCTGCTGTGGCTCTCAGCGGTTACACTCGGCATATGGCAAAC GGTTAATGAACTCCAGGATCCTACTTATCTGTACAAAATTGACATAGCAAACTTTCAG GGTATGAAGGTCTTTTTCCTGATTGTGGTCTCCTTCTACATCCTCTACTTGATATTCCTGATCGTCAGAGCTTGTTCTGAACTCAAGAACATGCCTTACTCAG ATCTCCGGCTGAAGTTTTTGACGGCGCTGACGTTCGTCGTCCTCGTTATAAG CATGGTCATTCTCTACCTGAGGTTTGGTGCCAAGGCTCTTCAAGACAATTTCGTGGCTGAATTGTCTACTCATTACCAAAACT CAGCTGAATTTTTATCCTTCTATGGCCTGCTCAACTTCTACTTGTACACATTAGCATTTGTGTATTCTCCCTCCAAAAATGCCCTTTATG ACTCCCAGCTGAAAGATAATCCAGCGTTCTCCATGCTAAACGACTCGGATGACGAAGTGATATATGG GAGTGATTACGAAGACATGCCTTTACAAAACGGACGTGCCATCAAAGCAACCGCCAAGTACCAGGATGAGACTGACAGCGACTGA
- the tmem181 gene encoding transmembrane protein 181 isoform X3, whose protein sequence is MDSDYSSGLENPLYSELKYFCRKIQEAYNELKEDLTPYRDDRFYRLAPMRLYTLSKRHFVLVFVVFLICFGLTVFIGIAGPKIIAEHECNGTRFLVKDSSVKTGPFNLLSSPLTTYNQQLWLTCVMQAQNSNMGDFKQPFEISVELKGVMQDASMMHINKVQKSRTLHCGVKCDEIILLHLGYLNYTQYQVSVSFKNLENITYEIKVQFVWKTYNPTFSQVEIWFRFVFVVLTFMVTCMFAHSLRKFSMRDWGIEQKWMSILLPLLLLYNDPFFPLSFLVNSWFPGTLDAFFQALFLCALLLFWLCVYHGIRVQGERKFLTFYLPKLIIVGLLWLSAVTLGIWQTVNELQDPTYLYKIDIANFQGMKVFFLIVVSFYILYLIFLIVRACSELKNMPYSDLRLKFLTALTFVVLVISMVILYLRFGAKALQDNFVAELSTHYQNSAEFLSFYGLLNFYLYTLAFVYSPSKNALYDSQLKDNPAFSMLNDSDDEVIYGSDYEDMPLQNGRAIKATAKYQDETDSD, encoded by the exons GCTGGCCCCCATGCGGCTCTACACCTTGTCTAAAAGGCACtttgtgttggtgtttgtgGTCTTCCTCATCTGCTTCGGCCTCACAGTCTTCATTGGGATTGCAG GTCCTAAGATTATTGCTGAACACGAGTGCAATGGCACCCGGTTCCTTGTAAAGGATTCTTCAGTTAAA ACTGGGCCCTTCAATTTATTGTCTTCTCCCCTCACCACCTACAACCAGCAGCTATGGCTCACCTGTGTGATGCAGGCTCAGAACAGCAATA TGGGAGACTTCAAGCAGCCCTTTGAAATCAGCGTGGAGCTGAAAGGAGTGATGCAGGACGCCAGCATGATGCACATCAACAAAGTACAGAAGTCGCGGACTTTACACTGCGGAGTG AAATGTGATGAGATCATTTTGCTGCATCTCGGCTACCTGAACTACACCCAGTATCAAGTTTCTGTCAGCTTCAAAAACCTCGAAAATATCACGTATGAAATCAAGGTTCAGTTTGTG TGGAAAACGTACAATCCGACATTCTCACAAGTGGAAATCTGGTTCCGGTTCGTCTTTGTGGTGTTGACCTTTATGGTGACG TGTATGTTTGCTCATTCGCTGAGGAAATTTTCTATGAGGGACTGGGGAATAGAACAGAAATGGATGTCTATTCTGCTTCCTTTGCTGTTGCTCTACAACG ATCCGTTCTTCCCGCTGTCATTCCTGGTGAACAGCTGGTTTCCGGGGACGTTGGATGCTTTCTTTCAGGCTCTCTTCCTGTGTGCTCTGCTGCTCTTCTGGCTCTGCGTCTACCACGGCATCAGGGTTCAG GGTGAGAGGAAATTCCTGACGTTCTACCTGCCCAAGCTGATCATCGTAGGTCTGCTGTGGCTCTCAGCGGTTACACTCGGCATATGGCAAAC GGTTAATGAACTCCAGGATCCTACTTATCTGTACAAAATTGACATAGCAAACTTTCAG GGTATGAAGGTCTTTTTCCTGATTGTGGTCTCCTTCTACATCCTCTACTTGATATTCCTGATCGTCAGAGCTTGTTCTGAACTCAAGAACATGCCTTACTCAG ATCTCCGGCTGAAGTTTTTGACGGCGCTGACGTTCGTCGTCCTCGTTATAAG CATGGTCATTCTCTACCTGAGGTTTGGTGCCAAGGCTCTTCAAGACAATTTCGTGGCTGAATTGTCTACTCATTACCAAAACT CAGCTGAATTTTTATCCTTCTATGGCCTGCTCAACTTCTACTTGTACACATTAGCATTTGTGTATTCTCCCTCCAAAAATGCCCTTTATG ACTCCCAGCTGAAAGATAATCCAGCGTTCTCCATGCTAAACGACTCGGATGACGAAGTGATATATGG GAGTGATTACGAAGACATGCCTTTACAAAACGGACGTGCCATCAAAGCAACCGCCAAGTACCAGGATGAGACTGACAGCGACTGA
- the dynlt1b gene encoding dynein light chain Tctex-type 1 — protein sequence MDNYQMEEDPMLTTFVVDEVRKIINESVESILGGNVYQHIRVKQWNSSVTEQCLSHLSKLGKPFKYIVNCIIMQKTGAGLQTACACFWDNSTDGNCSVKWENESMYCIVTVFGMAI from the exons ATGGACAATTACCAGATGGAAGAGGACCCGATGCTT ACAACGTTCGTTGTTGACGAAGTGAGGAAAATTATTAATGAG TCAGTGGAGTCCATCCTTGGAGGAAACGTGTACCAGCACATCAGAGTGAAGCAGTGGAACTCCAGTGTCACTGAACAGTGCCTCAGTCATCTTAGCAAGCTGGGAAAGCCGTTCAAATACATTG TGAATTGCATTATCATGCAGAAAACTGGAGCAGGTCTACAAACAGCCTGTGCATGCTTCTGGGACAACTCTACTGATG GAAACTGTTCGGTGAAATGGGAGAACGAGTCCATGTACTGCATCGTCACTGTTTTTGGAATGGCCATCTGA
- the gtf2h5 gene encoding general transcription factor IIH subunit 5 — protein sequence MVNVHKGVLVECDPAMKQFLLYLDETMALGKKFILKDLDDTHLFILAEVVHTLQDRVGELMDQNSFPITQK from the exons ATGGTCAATGTGCACAAAGGAGTCCTTGTTGAATG TGATCCTGCCATGAAACAGTTCCTCCTCTACCTGGATGAGACGATGGCCTTGGGAAAGAAGTTTATCCTCAAGGACCTTGATGACACACACTTGTTCATCCTGGCAGAGGTGGTTCACACCCTCCAGGACAGAGTTGGAGAGCTAATGGACCAGAATTCATTCCCTATCACGCAGAAATAA